From Deinococcus aquaticus, one genomic window encodes:
- the rpsR gene encoding 30S ribosomal protein S18 has protein sequence MTQSSNAERKPRGKGPKRPRKPKVDPFSIGELEITDYKDVKMLRRFVSDTGKILPRRRTGLSAKHQRRIAQTIKIARQLALLPYTEKLVRK, from the coding sequence ATGACCCAATCCAGCAACGCCGAGCGCAAACCGCGCGGCAAGGGACCCAAGCGTCCCCGCAAGCCGAAGGTCGATCCTTTCTCCATCGGAGAACTGGAAATCACCGATTACAAAGACGTGAAGATGCTGCGCCGTTTCGTGAGTGACACGGGCAAAATCCTCCCTCGCCGCCGCACGGGCCTCTCGGCCAAGCACCAGCGCCGCATTGCGCAGACGATCAAGATCGCCCGCCAGCTGGCACTGCTGCCCTACACCGAGAAGCTCGTCCGGAAATAA
- a CDS encoding single-stranded DNA-binding protein: MARGMNHVYLIGALARDPELRYTPNGTAVFEATVAGEDHLVGNDGRERKLPWYHRVSILGKPAEWQAERNLKGGDAVMVEGSLEYSQWEAPEGGKRSMVRVKSLRMEQLGYAPELVQDAGGGVRMGSGMNEVILIGNVVRDPELRYTPAGDAVLGLGLAVNETWNDRQGQKQEKTHWIDVTLWRELAESMKELRKGDPVLVQGRLVNEAWTDRDGNKRNSTKVEATRVEALSRGAGAGNPAATPAGPRTQTASSAARPQQSGYAPSRAANTGTRSGGLDIDQGLDDFPPEEEDLPF, translated from the coding sequence ATGGCCCGAGGCATGAACCACGTTTACCTGATCGGCGCACTCGCCCGCGACCCCGAACTGCGCTACACCCCCAACGGGACCGCCGTGTTCGAGGCCACCGTGGCCGGAGAAGACCACCTCGTCGGCAACGACGGACGTGAACGCAAACTCCCCTGGTATCACCGCGTGTCCATTCTCGGCAAACCCGCCGAGTGGCAGGCCGAACGAAACCTGAAAGGCGGCGACGCCGTGATGGTCGAAGGCAGCCTGGAATACAGCCAGTGGGAAGCGCCCGAAGGCGGCAAACGCAGCATGGTGCGCGTCAAGTCACTCCGCATGGAGCAGCTCGGCTACGCCCCGGAACTCGTGCAGGACGCCGGAGGCGGCGTACGCATGGGCAGCGGCATGAACGAAGTGATTCTCATCGGGAACGTCGTCCGCGATCCCGAACTGCGCTACACCCCCGCCGGTGACGCCGTGCTCGGACTCGGCCTGGCCGTGAACGAGACCTGGAACGACCGTCAGGGACAGAAGCAGGAGAAAACCCACTGGATTGATGTCACGCTGTGGCGTGAACTGGCCGAGAGCATGAAAGAACTCCGCAAGGGGGACCCCGTGCTCGTGCAGGGAAGACTGGTCAACGAAGCGTGGACCGACCGCGACGGTAACAAACGCAACTCCACCAAAGTAGAGGCGACGCGAGTCGAAGCCCTGTCCCGAGGCGCAGGCGCCGGTAACCCTGCAGCCACCCCCGCCGGACCTCGCACGCAGACCGCGAGCAGTGCGGCGCGCCCCCAGCAGAGCGGTTACGCTCCCAGCCGGGCGGCGAACACGGGGACCCGTTCGGGCGGCTTAGATATTGACCAAGGTCTCGACGATTTCCCACCGGAAGAAGAAGACCTGCCGTTCTGA
- the rpsF gene encoding 30S ribosomal protein S6, translating into MNQYDLNLILNPNLSAEQVSIEKEYIENTVKNAGSEIAGLDELGNRRLAYAVNKDREGYYLMYTIKGSGNPEKDIASTLRLRDHVRRVLVVKDRPEWKTKKA; encoded by the coding sequence ATGAACCAGTACGACCTGAACCTGATCCTGAACCCCAACCTCAGCGCCGAGCAGGTGAGCATCGAGAAGGAATACATCGAGAACACCGTGAAGAACGCCGGGAGCGAGATCGCTGGCCTCGACGAGCTCGGCAACCGCCGCCTCGCCTACGCCGTGAACAAGGACCGCGAGGGCTACTACCTGATGTACACCATCAAGGGCAGCGGCAACCCGGAGAAGGACATCGCTTCCACGCTGCGTCTGCGTGACCACGTGCGCCGCGTCCTGGTGGTCAAAGACCGCCCGGAATGGAAGACCAAGAAGGCCTGA
- a CDS encoding DinB family protein: MTDSPQHALDGILDILREAVEGGQPGQGTAFLDGTKADGTGNHGLLATLDALSAAQASRDVHGATVAGQARHTAFHMEVVVRWEQGERGPFDWQGSFQPAQVTPEEWNALRARVRAAYEGLVAFVDTQRDQPVTGDATGGLSGAASHVAYHLGAIRQLVKALG; encoded by the coding sequence ATGACTGACTCTCCTCAGCACGCCCTGGACGGCATCCTCGACATCCTGCGCGAGGCCGTGGAAGGCGGTCAGCCCGGACAGGGCACGGCCTTTCTGGACGGCACGAAAGCCGACGGCACGGGCAACCACGGCCTCCTCGCCACCCTGGACGCCCTGAGCGCCGCGCAGGCCAGCCGCGACGTGCACGGCGCGACCGTGGCCGGACAGGCGCGGCACACGGCCTTCCACATGGAAGTCGTGGTGCGCTGGGAGCAGGGTGAGCGCGGCCCCTTCGACTGGCAGGGCAGCTTCCAGCCCGCGCAGGTCACCCCTGAGGAATGGAACGCCCTGCGCGCCCGCGTCCGGGCTGCCTACGAGGGACTGGTAGCCTTTGTGGACACGCAGCGCGACCAGCCCGTGACCGGCGACGCCACGGGCGGCCTGAGCGGCGCGGCCTCGCACGTCGCCTATCACCTGGGCGCAATCCGGCAACTCGTGAAGGCCCTCGGGTGA
- a CDS encoding GNAT family N-acetyltransferase, translating into MHTDVPDPDPAFRDWAARRGFTVHAHRFASELDLTHFDPAAFEPQRQAAQAQGVTFTDLSGTDLSGTDLNSADGTTLDRYLNFVADRLTETPDLAGHPRWPLTQVREILRLDHDPRPDWLVLALGPDGEWLGTTAMIRFRSLPFAYNELTALHPQARGRGLALPLKLQVIERARREGFTTMRTNNHSLNAPMLAVNRRLGFVQQAGRFEMHRPLP; encoded by the coding sequence TTGCATACCGACGTGCCCGACCCGGACCCCGCCTTCCGCGACTGGGCGGCGCGGCGGGGCTTTACCGTGCACGCCCACCGCTTCGCCTCCGAACTGGACCTGACCCACTTCGACCCTGCCGCCTTCGAGCCGCAGCGGCAGGCGGCGCAGGCGCAGGGCGTGACCTTCACGGACCTGAGCGGCACCGATCTGAGTGGCACCGACCTGAACAGTGCAGATGGGACCACCCTGGACCGCTACCTGAACTTCGTGGCCGACCGTCTGACCGAAACTCCGGACCTCGCCGGGCACCCCCGCTGGCCGCTGACGCAGGTGCGCGAGATCCTGCGCCTGGACCACGATCCCCGCCCCGACTGGCTGGTCCTGGCACTCGGCCCGGACGGCGAGTGGCTGGGCACGACCGCCATGATTCGCTTTCGCAGCCTGCCGTTCGCGTACAACGAACTGACCGCCCTGCACCCGCAGGCGCGCGGCCGTGGACTGGCGCTGCCCCTGAAACTGCAGGTGATCGAACGGGCGCGGCGTGAGGGATTCACGACCATGCGCACCAATAACCACAGCCTGAACGCCCCGATGCTGGCCGTGAACCGCCGCCTGGGGTTCGTGCAGCAGGCCGGACGCTTCGAGATGCACCGACCCCTGCCCTGA
- a CDS encoding serine/threonine-protein kinase, with translation MPDQNALSTYTLSRSIGRGNTSLVRLATNAQGQQVAVKIPHAETLAVQDAAELFGNEVRLTLQFRHPHLVQGFGGTPFGPQAFVALQYYPNGALSEQLQRDGTPLTLMQALRILADLASALSYLHHLGAVHQDVKTQNVYVNTEGRAALGDLGNTYFIAQGGKVSGSPYYMAPEIYHGESSSSASDVYSLGILTYELLTGERPFQGHTYEELMVAHLTRFPQPLSHLNMQVPRNVARLAELALAKRISERPSADVIRRALLTALGETPADEVYETEQKAAEPASRPMGRHGPPARPAVPVVAPEPAQDAAGSRWNPFKRRK, from the coding sequence ATGCCTGACCAGAATGCCCTGTCCACCTACACCCTAAGCCGCTCGATCGGTCGGGGAAACACGTCGTTGGTGCGGCTGGCAACCAACGCGCAGGGACAGCAGGTGGCCGTCAAGATCCCGCACGCCGAGACGCTGGCCGTGCAGGACGCCGCCGAACTGTTCGGGAACGAGGTGCGGCTGACCCTGCAGTTCCGGCACCCTCACCTCGTGCAGGGGTTCGGGGGCACGCCGTTCGGGCCGCAGGCCTTCGTGGCGTTGCAGTACTACCCGAACGGGGCGCTGAGTGAGCAGTTGCAGCGCGACGGCACACCCCTGACCCTGATGCAGGCCCTGAGAATCCTGGCGGACCTCGCGTCGGCCCTGTCCTACCTGCACCACCTGGGGGCCGTGCATCAGGACGTGAAGACGCAGAACGTGTACGTGAACACGGAAGGCCGCGCCGCTCTGGGCGACCTGGGAAACACGTATTTCATCGCGCAGGGCGGCAAGGTCAGCGGCAGCCCGTACTACATGGCGCCCGAGATCTATCACGGTGAGAGCAGCAGTTCTGCCAGTGATGTGTACAGCCTGGGCATCCTGACCTACGAACTGCTGACCGGCGAGCGGCCCTTCCAGGGGCACACCTACGAGGAACTGATGGTCGCGCACCTGACCCGCTTTCCGCAGCCGCTGTCGCACCTGAACATGCAGGTGCCGAGGAACGTGGCGCGGCTGGCCGAACTGGCCCTTGCCAAGCGCATCTCGGAGCGGCCCAGCGCCGACGTGATCCGCCGCGCCCTGCTGACCGCGCTGGGTGAAACGCCCGCCGACGAGGTCTACGAGACCGAGCAGAAGGCGGCGGAACCGGCTAGCCGGCCGATGGGCCGCCACGGTCCACCCGCCCGGCCGGCCGTGCCCGTCGTCGCGCCGGAGCCGGCGCAGGACGCCGCCGGTTCACGCTGGAATCCCTTCAAGCGCCGCAAGTAA
- the prfB gene encoding peptide chain release factor 2 (programmed frameshift) — MQELLEKLASLREYLDIPGKARKLNELDRELSDPELWNNAARARQVTQEAGTVRRIVEGYTSLESDAQGLSEMLEMADADEREMLAEEQVSIQARVDDLYRETLFTMKHADTSAIVRVKSGAGGTESMDWAGMLSRMFMRWAERRGYKVDLIDQVDGEQAGVISSEFIIRGDKAFGMMLPEHGVHRLVRVSPFDSNNRRHTSFASVDVVAEVPVEEINIHIPDSDLRRDVFRSQGAGGQGVNTTDSAVRLTHLPTGLAVASQQTRSQIKNHEIALQILKQRLYDIEVKKREDEEAKARGEQKKIEWGSQIRSYVLDKQYIKDHRTGVMKHNPADVLDGDLDDLMWAGLEWLAGKRVAEESTDDE; from the exons ATGCAGGAATTACTGGAAAAACTGGCGTCGCTCCGGGAGTACCTT GACATTCCCGGCAAAGCACGCAAACTGAACGAACTGGACCGCGAACTCAGCGACCCGGAACTGTGGAACAACGCCGCCCGCGCCCGGCAGGTCACGCAGGAAGCCGGTACGGTCCGCCGGATCGTCGAGGGCTACACCAGCCTGGAATCCGACGCGCAGGGCCTGAGCGAGATGCTGGAGATGGCCGACGCCGACGAACGCGAGATGCTGGCCGAGGAGCAGGTCAGCATTCAGGCGCGCGTGGACGACCTGTACCGCGAGACGCTGTTCACCATGAAACACGCCGACACCTCGGCTATCGTGCGCGTCAAGAGCGGCGCGGGCGGCACCGAAAGCATGGACTGGGCGGGTATGCTCAGCCGCATGTTCATGCGCTGGGCCGAGCGGCGCGGCTACAAGGTCGACCTGATCGATCAGGTGGACGGCGAGCAGGCCGGCGTGATCAGCAGCGAATTCATCATTCGCGGTGACAAGGCCTTCGGGATGATGCTGCCCGAACACGGCGTTCACCGTCTGGTGCGCGTCTCGCCGTTCGACAGCAACAACCGCCGGCACACGTCGTTCGCGTCGGTGGACGTGGTGGCCGAGGTGCCGGTCGAGGAAATCAACATTCACATTCCGGACAGCGACCTGCGCCGCGACGTGTTCCGCTCGCAGGGGGCCGGGGGGCAGGGCGTGAACACCACCGATTCCGCCGTCCGACTGACCCACCTTCCGACCGGACTGGCCGTGGCGTCGCAGCAGACCCGCTCGCAGATCAAGAACCACGAGATCGCCCTGCAGATCCTGAAACAGCGTCTGTACGACATCGAGGTCAAGAAACGCGAGGACGAGGAAGCCAAGGCGCGCGGCGAGCAGAAGAAGATCGAGTGGGGCTCGCAGATCCGCTCGTACGTGCTGGACAAGCAGTACATCAAGGACCACCGCACGGGCGTCATGAAGCATAACCCCGCCGACGTGCTGGACGGTGACCTGGACGACCTGATGTGGGCCGGTCTGGAGTGGCTGGCCGGGAAACGCGTGGCGGAGGAAAGCACCGACGACGAGTAA
- a CDS encoding CarD family transcriptional regulator, whose product MKQTAFQPGDRVVLPPYGIGVVRGTCLQPILGQSHAYYQVEFANTTSKAFVPVAAPDIAGMRAALTARDMPALLDSLKTSRLNLPRQWAARHRRVTEILVSGNPFELAILTCELRRWNVERGLPDLDRQAFRRAIKLLEQEVSGLQDQGAQDVQNLLVHAWNETPQST is encoded by the coding sequence TTGAAGCAGACCGCCTTTCAACCCGGTGACCGAGTCGTCCTTCCCCCCTACGGCATTGGTGTGGTGCGTGGCACCTGCCTGCAACCCATCCTGGGACAGTCACATGCGTACTATCAGGTCGAGTTCGCCAACACGACCAGCAAGGCCTTCGTGCCGGTCGCCGCGCCCGACATTGCCGGCATGAGGGCCGCCCTGACCGCGCGTGACATGCCGGCCCTGCTGGACTCCCTGAAGACCAGCCGCCTGAACCTGCCGCGCCAGTGGGCAGCCCGTCACCGCCGCGTGACCGAGATTCTGGTCAGCGGCAACCCCTTCGAACTGGCCATCCTGACCTGCGAACTGCGCCGCTGGAACGTGGAACGCGGCCTGCCTGACCTGGACCGTCAGGCCTTCCGCCGCGCCATCAAGTTGCTGGAACAGGAGGTCAGTGGGTTGCAGGATCAGGGCGCGCAGGATGTGCAGAACCTGCTGGTGCACGCCTGGAACGAAACACCGCAGAGCACCTGA
- a CDS encoding ABC transporter permease, producing MKAARRAGIWAALLWPALLLICLIPGVLPGLIDPLGLGEVGTFELPLWRLTLTHLGLVLLSSVIVLGLGLPLAVAVTRARRDALRQLAETLVGLGQTVPTFAVLALAVPVLGFGWAPTLLGLIAYGLVPVVSNAVVGLQAVSPGALDAARGMGMSASQRLWRVELPLARPVILAGVRTSTVYNVGTATVGAALGAGGLGEPIINGLSQQNTALVLAGAVLAALLALSLDALMSLFDAAD from the coding sequence TTGAAGGCGGCGCGCCGCGCGGGGATCTGGGCGGCGCTGCTGTGGCCCGCGCTGCTGCTGATCTGCCTGATTCCCGGCGTGCTGCCCGGCCTGATCGACCCGCTGGGGCTGGGCGAGGTCGGGACGTTCGAGTTGCCGCTGTGGCGACTCACGCTCACGCACCTGGGTCTGGTGCTGCTGTCCAGCGTGATCGTGCTGGGCCTGGGGCTGCCGCTGGCCGTGGCGGTCACCCGCGCGCGCCGCGACGCCCTGCGACAACTTGCCGAAACCCTGGTGGGCCTGGGGCAGACCGTCCCGACCTTCGCGGTCCTGGCGCTGGCCGTGCCAGTCCTGGGCTTCGGCTGGGCGCCCACGCTGCTGGGCCTGATCGCCTACGGGCTGGTGCCGGTCGTCAGTAACGCCGTGGTGGGCCTGCAAGCGGTGTCGCCAGGGGCGCTGGACGCCGCGCGCGGCATGGGCATGAGTGCCAGTCAGCGCCTGTGGCGGGTCGAGTTGCCGCTGGCCCGCCCAGTCATCCTGGCTGGCGTGCGCACCAGCACGGTGTACAACGTCGGTACGGCCACGGTCGGCGCGGCCCTCGGAGCGGGCGGGCTGGGCGAACCGATCATCAATGGCCTGTCGCAGCAGAACACAGCCCTGGTCCTGGCCGGAGCCGTGCTGGCCGCGCTGCTGGCCCTCAGTCTCGACGCGCTGATGTCCCTGTTCGACGCGGCCGACTGA
- a CDS encoding ABC transporter ATP-binding protein, with protein sequence MIELQHLEKRFGESLAVQDLNLIFPDGELTALLGPSGCGKTTTLRMINRLIEPSGGRVLLDGQDTRALKPEALRRGIGYVIQQVGLFPHLNVAQNVATVPDLLGRDRRATAARVDELLDLVGLDPDTFRHKRPGELSGGQAQRVGVARALAADPPVLLMDEPFGALDPLARDRLQDAFRDIQRRLRKTVVMVTHDIDEALRLGDRVALMNAGRLEQFGTPDDLIHRPVSDFVRQFLGEDAALRQLAGQPVGQFMAPLHGPGGTEPGGTASPLPPVAVEETLNARSALGVLLREGTDRLTVTRGGQPVGTVGWQDLRASGTERP encoded by the coding sequence ATGATCGAACTGCAACACCTGGAAAAACGGTTCGGCGAGTCGCTCGCCGTGCAGGACCTGAATCTCATCTTCCCGGACGGGGAACTCACGGCGCTGCTGGGGCCGTCCGGCTGCGGCAAGACGACCACGCTGCGCATGATCAACCGCCTGATCGAACCCAGCGGGGGCCGCGTGCTGCTGGACGGGCAGGATACCCGCGCCCTGAAACCCGAGGCGCTGCGCCGCGGCATTGGGTACGTGATTCAGCAGGTGGGTCTGTTCCCGCATCTGAACGTCGCGCAGAACGTGGCGACCGTGCCGGACCTGCTGGGCCGCGACCGCCGGGCCACGGCCGCGCGCGTGGACGAACTACTGGACCTCGTGGGCCTGGATCCGGACACCTTCCGGCACAAGCGGCCGGGGGAGCTGTCGGGCGGGCAGGCGCAGCGGGTGGGCGTGGCGCGCGCCCTGGCAGCCGATCCACCCGTACTGCTGATGGACGAACCGTTCGGGGCGCTGGACCCCCTGGCCCGCGACCGCCTTCAGGACGCCTTCCGTGACATTCAGCGGCGGCTGCGCAAGACGGTCGTGATGGTCACGCACGACATCGACGAGGCGCTGCGCCTGGGGGACCGCGTGGCCCTGATGAACGCCGGGCGGCTCGAGCAGTTCGGTACGCCCGACGACCTGATTCACCGGCCCGTCAGTGACTTCGTGCGGCAGTTCCTGGGCGAGGACGCCGCGCTCCGCCAGCTGGCGGGTCAGCCGGTGGGCCAGTTCATGGCGCCGCTGCACGGGCCGGGGGGGACGGAACCGGGCGGGACTGCCTCTCCCCTGCCACCCGTGGCGGTCGAGGAGACCCTGAACGCCCGCAGCGCCCTGGGGGTGCTGCTGCGTGAGGGCACGGACCGCCTGACTGTGACCCGTGGCGGGCAGCCAGTTGGGACGGTCGGCTGGCAGGACCTGCGGGCGTCCGGGACGGAGCGTCCTTGA
- a CDS encoding ABC transporter permease, translating into MLALAALPMLAGAWLPWVLLRPNRLAPGEYLRLPPVWMAALLVLALLPLAVARWRPALTWVPATLALLLAVWLLGTRTGAALVGQADFARASAASGAWLTLLGAGVALYGSRLCTRAAGGPAWTGLLWVAGLAALLLTGTLSSWSVLVEGRSEGPRWVQELAQHLRLVGTALGLAVLIGAPLAVWASGRERVAGAVLGVANAVQTIPSLALLGLLIAPLSALANAFPALREAGVSGIGVTPALTAMTLYALLPVLRNGVVALLGVPAGAVDAARGMGMTAAQRFWRVQLPLALPVWLSGVRQAAVLLVGVAAVAALIGAGGLGTYIFKGLQSAATDLILLGAVPAALLAVAVDAALRGLETLLGRRLGRAA; encoded by the coding sequence GTGCTGGCCCTGGCTGCCCTGCCGATGCTGGCGGGGGCGTGGTTGCCGTGGGTGCTGCTGCGCCCCAACCGCCTCGCACCGGGCGAGTACCTGCGCCTGCCGCCCGTGTGGATGGCGGCGCTGCTGGTGCTGGCGCTGCTCCCACTCGCAGTGGCCCGCTGGCGGCCTGCGCTGACCTGGGTGCCGGCCACCCTGGCGCTGCTGCTGGCCGTGTGGTTGCTGGGCACCCGCACGGGCGCGGCTCTGGTCGGGCAGGCGGACTTCGCGCGGGCCAGTGCCGCCAGCGGCGCGTGGTTGACGCTGCTGGGTGCGGGCGTGGCCCTGTACGGGTCGCGGCTGTGTACCCGCGCGGCGGGCGGTCCCGCCTGGACCGGGCTGCTGTGGGTGGCAGGACTGGCGGCGCTGCTGCTGACCGGCACGCTGTCGAGCTGGTCGGTGCTGGTCGAGGGCCGGAGCGAGGGACCGCGCTGGGTGCAGGAACTCGCGCAGCATCTGCGGCTGGTCGGCACGGCGCTGGGGCTGGCCGTCCTGATCGGCGCGCCGCTGGCCGTATGGGCGTCCGGGCGCGAGCGGGTGGCGGGGGCCGTGCTGGGCGTGGCGAACGCCGTGCAGACCATTCCCAGCCTGGCGCTGCTGGGCCTGCTGATCGCGCCGCTCTCGGCCCTGGCGAACGCCTTCCCGGCGCTGCGGGAGGCGGGCGTGAGTGGCATCGGGGTCACCCCGGCCCTGACGGCCATGACCCTGTACGCGCTGCTGCCGGTACTGAGAAACGGCGTGGTAGCCCTGCTGGGCGTGCCGGCCGGCGCGGTGGACGCGGCGCGCGGCATGGGCATGACGGCCGCGCAGCGCTTCTGGCGGGTGCAGCTGCCGCTGGCGCTGCCGGTGTGGCTCAGCGGGGTGCGGCAGGCGGCGGTGCTGCTGGTGGGCGTGGCAGCCGTGGCCGCGCTGATCGGGGCGGGCGGGCTGGGCACGTACATCTTCAAGGGCCTTCAGAGCGCCGCAACCGACCTGATCCTGCTGGGCGCTGTTCCGGCGGCGCTGCTGGCCGTCGCGGTCGACGCAGCCCTGCGCGGCTTGGAAACACTGCTGGGAAGGCGCCTGGGGAGGGCCGCATGA
- a CDS encoding glycine betaine ABC transporter substrate-binding protein — translation MTRTLLLPALLLGAALSSAASAKPIVVGSKLDPEAQILGQMIVLTLKNAGLDVTDRTNLGDTGVNRKAILAGEIDVYPEYTGNAVYLFPKAKITAKQAGNTGTIYGLARQLDSKNGVTWLKPAAVNNTWVIAVPEALAKSARLGTVADLARYVNGGGKLKLAGSPEFFNRPDTMPAFEEAYGFKLKADQKLILAGATPPQTQQAAANGTNGVNAAMAYGTDGTLAALKMVALKDPKGAQAVYQPSPIIRTATLKANPQIEAILNRTFATLSQSTMQGLNAKVALEGRTAQAVAQEYLKAKGLIK, via the coding sequence ATGACCCGCACACTGCTTCTGCCTGCCCTGCTTCTGGGCGCCGCCCTGTCCAGCGCCGCGTCCGCCAAGCCCATCGTGGTGGGCAGCAAACTCGACCCCGAAGCGCAGATTCTGGGTCAGATGATCGTCCTGACCCTGAAGAACGCGGGCCTGGACGTGACCGACCGCACGAACCTGGGGGATACCGGCGTGAACCGCAAGGCGATCCTGGCGGGCGAAATCGACGTGTACCCCGAGTACACCGGCAACGCCGTGTACCTGTTCCCGAAGGCGAAGATCACGGCCAAGCAGGCGGGCAACACCGGCACCATCTACGGGCTGGCGCGTCAGCTGGACAGCAAGAACGGCGTCACGTGGCTCAAGCCTGCCGCCGTGAACAACACCTGGGTGATCGCGGTGCCCGAGGCCCTGGCGAAGAGCGCCAGGCTGGGCACGGTCGCGGACCTCGCCCGCTACGTGAACGGCGGCGGCAAGCTGAAACTGGCGGGCAGCCCCGAGTTCTTCAACCGGCCCGACACCATGCCGGCCTTTGAAGAGGCGTACGGCTTCAAGCTCAAGGCCGACCAGAAGCTGATCCTGGCGGGCGCCACGCCCCCCCAGACGCAGCAGGCCGCCGCGAACGGCACGAACGGCGTGAACGCCGCCATGGCCTACGGCACGGACGGCACGCTGGCCGCGCTGAAGATGGTGGCCCTGAAGGACCCCAAGGGCGCGCAGGCGGTGTACCAGCCGTCCCCGATCATCCGCACGGCGACCCTGAAAGCCAACCCGCAGATTGAGGCGATCCTGAACAGGACCTTCGCCACGCTGTCCCAGTCGACCATGCAGGGCCTGAACGCCAAGGTGGCGCTGGAAGGCCGCACGGCGCAGGCCGTGGCGCAGGAGTACCTGAAAGCCAAAGGGCTGATCAAGTAA
- a CDS encoding Lrp/AsnC family transcriptional regulator: MVTAIVMVQAERQRVQETAEALAGVPGVREVYSVTGEWDIVAILKLARYEDLDDVVTGHLRKVEGIARTQTMLAFRTYNEALLDQGFGVGLDESQER, encoded by the coding sequence ATGGTAACGGCAATCGTGATGGTGCAGGCAGAGCGGCAGCGGGTGCAGGAGACGGCCGAGGCGCTGGCAGGCGTGCCGGGCGTGCGCGAGGTGTACTCCGTGACGGGCGAGTGGGACATCGTGGCGATCCTGAAACTCGCCCGCTACGAGGACCTGGACGACGTGGTGACCGGCCACCTGCGCAAGGTCGAGGGCATCGCGCGCACGCAGACGATGCTGGCGTTCCGCACGTACAACGAGGCGCTGCTGGATCAGGGGTTCGGGGTAGGACTCGACGAGAGCCAGGAGCGTTAG
- a CDS encoding Lrp/AsnC family transcriptional regulator, whose product MTAPAAAPKPAPTPREQLLNRIQRDIPITRRPYAVIAQDVGLTEAEALSILREVKAEGVLRQVSAIFDTRTLGYQSSLVAAVHDEDQLDAGAEIVNQHPGVSHNYKRNHSFNLWYTIAVPPESDLEAHVQKLHELSGARLTRLMPTLHLFKIGVEFDMTGKEDWNAKAKPQYTSEQRNIGYAVTDLDRAFVTEFQKDLPVTEEPYADACAALGLSIDEVAAHAEKMKAAGALRRVSAVFRHQKAGFTFNAMGVWAVPQDSVAEVGRQMAEFKAVSHCYLRPTYPEWPYTIFTMVHGRSKEEAFGKINAIEQEVAQGVAHDILYSTKEYKKVRLEFYKPEFYGWAKEHLGTEA is encoded by the coding sequence ATGACCGCACCCGCCGCCGCGCCCAAGCCTGCCCCCACGCCACGCGAGCAGCTCCTGAACCGTATTCAACGCGACATCCCCATCACCCGGCGGCCCTACGCCGTCATCGCCCAGGACGTCGGCCTGACCGAAGCCGAGGCCCTGAGCATCCTGCGTGAGGTGAAAGCAGAGGGCGTGCTGCGGCAGGTCAGCGCCATCTTCGACACCCGCACCCTGGGCTACCAGAGCAGCCTCGTGGCCGCCGTGCACGACGAGGACCAGCTCGACGCCGGGGCCGAGATCGTGAACCAGCACCCCGGCGTCAGCCACAACTACAAACGCAACCACAGCTTCAACCTCTGGTACACCATCGCCGTGCCGCCCGAAAGCGACCTTGAGGCGCACGTGCAGAAACTCCACGAACTCAGCGGCGCGCGCCTGACCCGCCTGATGCCCACCCTGCACCTGTTCAAGATCGGCGTGGAATTCGACATGACCGGCAAGGAAGACTGGAACGCCAAGGCCAAACCCCAGTACACCAGCGAGCAGCGCAACATCGGCTACGCGGTCACGGACCTCGACCGGGCCTTCGTCACGGAATTCCAGAAGGACCTGCCCGTCACCGAGGAACCCTACGCCGACGCCTGCGCCGCCCTGGGCCTGAGCATCGATGAGGTCGCCGCACACGCCGAGAAGATGAAAGCCGCCGGAGCGCTGCGCCGCGTGTCCGCCGTGTTCCGCCACCAGAAAGCCGGCTTCACCTTCAACGCCATGGGCGTCTGGGCCGTCCCGCAGGACAGCGTGGCCGAGGTCGGCCGCCAGATGGCCGAATTCAAGGCCGTCTCGCACTGCTACCTGCGCCCCACCTACCCCGAATGGCCCTACACCATCTTCACCATGGTCCACGGCCGCAGCAAGGAAGAAGCCTTCGGGAAGATCAACGCCATCGAACAGGAAGTCGCGCAGGGCGTCGCCCACGACATCCTGTACTCCACGAAGGAATACAAGAAAGTGCGCCTGGAATTCTATAAACCGGAATTCTACGGCTGGGCCAAAGAGCACCTGGGCACCGAGGCGTAA